In the genome of Vicinamibacterales bacterium, the window AGGGATGTCCGGCCGATGAGGGCGACGACCGGGTAGAGGCAGATCGTCACCACGGCCAGCATGGCACAGAGCACGACCACGTAGTAGCCGACCGCACCGGCCGCGGCGAGGCCGAGGTCCTTTCCCATGCCGAGCGCGAGCGCGAATACACCGATCGGCGTGAGGCGGAGAATCCACTCGACCATGATCAGCATCGCCTCGCTGGCCGCGCGGAAGAAGCCGGTGATCGACCCGCGCGAACCCGGCGACAGGTGCGTGGTCGCCAGGCCGAACAGCAGCGTGAAGACAATGAGCGGCAGCATGGCGCCATCGGTGGCCGCGCGAAGAGGATTGGTGGGCACGAGCCCCACGACGAAGCCGCGAAGCGTTGGCAGTTCGGCCCGACCGGACTCTGCCGCGGCCTGGGCCTGGGCCCGCAGCGTGGCCGCAGCCGCCGGGTCGATCGACAGCTGCGCGAAGAGAGGCGGCCCCACGAGCGCGCTGAAGACCGCGGCGCCAGCCAGCAGCGCCAGGAAGAGCGCGACCGACCGCGCCCCGAGCGTACCCAGGGAGCGCGCATCGGAGAAGTTCGACACGCTGGTGACCAGCAGCGAGACCACGAGCGGCACCAGCGTCATGCGAATCGCATTGACCCACAACGCGCCGATCGGCTCGAGGGCCACCGCGGCCGCCTGCAGCCCGGCGGAGCCGGAGGCGGAGACGCCAATCCCCGCCGCGAGCCCGACCACGAGAGCGCCGAGGCCCAGCAGGGCCGGGGAACGACTGGCAACAGGCATCGGAATGGAAGGCATAGGCTGTCGGGGAGAGTATACGGTGCCGGGGAGGGTAAGAGGCCAGGCTGAAGTAGAATCATCGCGTGATCGTCAGCCCCGAGGACAAGTACCGGCTTCTGCTCCACGTCGCCGAGGCGGCCAACGCCCACCTCGACCTGTTCGGAGTGCTCGAGGAAGTGGACGCCGCGCTCGTGCCGCTCGTCGCGCTCGACGGCATCGGGATCGTCACCGTGAACGGCGAGGAACTGCGACCCCATGCGATTCACGTGCGCGGCATGGCGCCGAAGCATGGCGAGACGTTCGACGGCCGTGTCGCGCGGGCGCTGGATCTCTCGATGGAGGAGTACGAGGCGCGGTACGGACGGCCGATGTCGTTGCCGGGATCGGGAACCGAACTGGTGGGCCGCACGGGCCGCGCCGACGTCTGCCAGGACCTCGGCAGCGTGCGGCGGTT includes:
- a CDS encoding cation:dicarboxylase symporter family transporter, yielding MPSIPMPVASRSPALLGLGALVVGLAAGIGVSASGSAGLQAAAVALEPIGALWVNAIRMTLVPLVVSLLVTSVSNFSDARSLGTLGARSVALFLALLAGAAVFSALVGPPLFAQLSIDPAAAATLRAQAQAAAESGRAELPTLRGFVVGLVPTNPLRAATDGAMLPLIVFTLLFGLATTHLSPGSRGSITGFFRAASEAMLIMVEWILRLTPIGVFALALGMGKDLGLAAAGAVGYYVVVLCAMLAVVTICLYPVVALIGRTSLAAFARAAAPAQAVAAGTRSSLASLPALIESTRRSFGDRPSLTGFVLPLAVSTFKLNTPVSDLVGPLFLAQLYGIHLSGIQIATMTLVTIAMSFSNPGIPSGGLFVVTAPVMLSAGMPLDGIGLLIAADSIPDIFATVTNVTGDLAVATIVADRK